The following DNA comes from Pseudomonas sp. MYb118.
CCGCGACAGCGACGTGGCGTTCGAAGCCTTCAAGGCCGGCGAGTTCGACATCTATATCGAGCACCAGGCCAAGAACTGGGACACCGGCTACCGCTTCCCGGCGGTCAATCGCGGCGACGTGATCAAGGCGCAGATCGCCCACCAGATACCGACCCAGACCCAGGGCCTGTTCATGAACACCCGTCGCGCCACCTTCTCGGACGCCAGGGTCAGGGAAGCGCTGGGGCTGATGTTCGACTTCGAATGGACTAACCGCACGCTGTTCAGCGGCGCCTACAAGCGCGCCATGAGCTACTACCCCAACAGCGAGTTCACCGCCAGCGGCCTGCCGGTCGGCCATGAATGGCTGATGCTCAAGCCGTATCGCGAGCAATTGCCCGCGCGGATGTTCACCGAACCCTTCACCCTGGCGCAGACCCAGGGCCGCGGCATCCCCCGGGAAACCATGCGCAAGGCCCTGGGCCTGCTCGGCGAAGCAGGCTGGAAGCTCAACGGCCAGCGCCTGCAGAACGCCGCCGGGCAACCGCTGCGCCTGGAAATCCTGCTGGTCAACCCGAACCTGGAACGCATTCTCCAGCCCTATGTCGAGAACCTTGCCAGCATCGGCGTCGAAGCACGGCTGCGCACGGTGGACCGCGCGCAATACAAGCAGCGCCTGGACCAGTTCGATTTCGACATGATCCTCATGACCCTCAGCCAGACCCTGAGTCCGGGCCTGGAGCAATGGCAGTACTTCCATTCCAGCCAGGTCGGGGTCAAGGGCAGCAAGAACTACGCCGGCATCGCCAACCCGGTGGTCGACCATCTGCTCGAACAACTGCTCGCCGCCAAGACCCGTGACGAACAGGTGGCCGCCGGCAAGGCCCTGGACCGCGTGCTGCTGTGGCAGCACTACATGATTCCCAACTGGTATCTCAACTATCACCGCCTGGCGTACCGTAACCGGTTCGCCTTCGTCACCACGCCGCCCTACACCCTGGGCCTGAGCGCGTGGTGGTTGAAATCTTCGGAGAAAGATCAATGAAACCCGTACGTGCCCTGCTCCTGCAGGCTGGCGGCCTGTTGCTGTCCGGACTGGCCTGCGCCGCCCCGCAACACGCCGTAACGCTCTACAACGAACCGCCGAAATACCCGGCGGACTTCAAGCACTTCGATTACGTCAACCCGGACGCGCCCAAGGGCGGGATTTTCCGTCAGGCCGGGTTCGGTGGCTTCGACAGCCTCAACCCGTTCATCAGCAAAGGCGTGCCCGCCGATGACATCGGCCTGGTCTACGACACCCTGGCCAAGCAGGGCCTGGACGAGCCGTTCACCGAATACGGACTGATCGCCGGCAAGATCGAAAAAGCCCCGGACAACAGCTGGGTGCGCTTCTACCTGCGCCCCGAAGCACGTTTCCACGACGGTCATCCGGTGCGCGCCGAAGACGTGGTGTTCAGCTTCCAGACCCTGATCAAGGACGGCGCCCCGCTCTACCGCGGCTATTACAGCGACGTCGACGAAGCGGTCGCCGAAGACCCGCTGACCGTGCTGTTCAAATTCAAGCACACCAACAACCGCGAGTTGCCGTTGATCCTCGGCCAGTTGCCGGTGCTGCCCAAGCACTGGTGGGCGACCCGGGATTTCACCAAGGGCAACCTGGAAATGCCATTGGGCAGCGGGCCGTACAAGGTCAGCGAGGTCAAGGCCGGGCGTTCGGTGCGTTACGAGCGGGTCAAGGATTACTGGGGCAAGGACCTGCCGGTCAACCGGGGTTTCTACAACTTCGATGTGATGCTCACCGATTACTACCGCGACAACACCGTGGCGCTGGAAGCGCTCAAGGCCGGTCAGTTCGATTACTGGCTGGAGATGACCGCGAAAAACTGGGCCAATGGCTACAACGTCCCGGCGGTCACCGAAGGCCGGCTGATCAAGGAGCAGATCCCCAACGGCAACCCGACCGGCATGCAGGGTTTTGTCTTCAACATGCGCCGCCCGGTGTTCCAGGACGCACGCGTGCGCCAGGCGATGACGCTGTTGATGGACTTCGAGTGGACCAACAAGCAGTTGTTCAACAGCGCTTACGCGCGCACCCGCAGCTTCTTCGAAAACTCGGAAATGGCCGCCACCGGCCTGCCGGATGCCGACCAACTGGCGATCCTCGAACCGTTTCGCGGCAAGATTCCCGAACAGGTGTTCACCGAAGCGTTCGAGAACCCGATGACCGATGGCAGCGGCATGATCCGCAACCAGCAGCGCAAGGCCTACCAACTGTTGCAGGAAGCGGGCTGGCGCATCGTCGATGACAAGATGGTCGACGCCAGCGGCAAGCCGGTGACCATCGAGTTCCTGCTGGCCCAGACCGAATTCGAACGGGTGCTGCTGCCGTTCAAGCGCAACCTCGCCGACCTGGGTATCGACCTGGTGATCCGCCGTGTGGACGTCTCGCAATACGTCAACCGCGTGCGCTCCCGGGACTTCGACATGATCGTCGGCAGCTTCCCGCAATCCAACTCGCCGGGTAACGAGCAGCGCGAGTTCTGGAAGACCGAGGCCGCCGACCGGCCCGGCAGCCGTAATTCCATGGGCCTCAAGGATCCGGTGGTGGACCAGTTGGTGGAGCAGTTGATCAACGCCGATTCACGCAAAAGCCTGGTAGCCCATGCCCGCGCGCTGGACCGCGTGCTGCAATGGGGTTATTACGTGATCCCCAACTGGCACATCAAGACCTGGCGCGTAGCGTACTGGAACCACATCGGGCACCCGAAAACCTCGCCCAAGTACGACATCGGCATCGCCACCTGGTGGATCAAGCCGAACGTGGCGCCGGCCATAGAAGTCGAAACCAAACTGCAAGCCGACCCTGCGGGCACGGAGTAAGACATGCTGGCGTATATTTTCCGGCGACTTTTGCTGATCATTCCGACGTTGTTCGGCATCCTGCTGATCAACTTCGTGATCATCCAGGCCGCCCCCGGTGGGCCGGTGGAGCAGATGATCGCCAAGCTCGAAGGT
Coding sequences within:
- a CDS encoding extracellular solute-binding protein, producing MTRPLLLFLISLALSSSASATISESHGYAQFGTLKYPARFTHFDWVNPQAPKGGTLRVMAFGTFDTLNPYTFKGTSPVATPNFLQYGINELNEPLMVGTGQYAPSGDEPTSSYGLIAQSVEYSEDRSWVVFNLRPEARFHDGVPITAYDVAFSYRLLLKEGHPQYRTNLQEVLRVDVLNPHRIRFVFKRAGNPLLILRLGELPVLPQHYWKGRDFKATTFEPPLGSGPYRISSVTPGRQIVFERVKDYWGKDLPVNRGKYNVDRMEVEFYRDSDVAFEAFKAGEFDIYIEHQAKNWDTGYRFPAVNRGDVIKAQIAHQIPTQTQGLFMNTRRATFSDARVREALGLMFDFEWTNRTLFSGAYKRAMSYYPNSEFTASGLPVGHEWLMLKPYREQLPARMFTEPFTLAQTQGRGIPRETMRKALGLLGEAGWKLNGQRLQNAAGQPLRLEILLVNPNLERILQPYVENLASIGVEARLRTVDRAQYKQRLDQFDFDMILMTLSQTLSPGLEQWQYFHSSQVGVKGSKNYAGIANPVVDHLLEQLLAAKTRDEQVAAGKALDRVLLWQHYMIPNWYLNYHRLAYRNRFAFVTTPPYTLGLSAWWLKSSEKDQ
- a CDS encoding extracellular solute-binding protein produces the protein MKPVRALLLQAGGLLLSGLACAAPQHAVTLYNEPPKYPADFKHFDYVNPDAPKGGIFRQAGFGGFDSLNPFISKGVPADDIGLVYDTLAKQGLDEPFTEYGLIAGKIEKAPDNSWVRFYLRPEARFHDGHPVRAEDVVFSFQTLIKDGAPLYRGYYSDVDEAVAEDPLTVLFKFKHTNNRELPLILGQLPVLPKHWWATRDFTKGNLEMPLGSGPYKVSEVKAGRSVRYERVKDYWGKDLPVNRGFYNFDVMLTDYYRDNTVALEALKAGQFDYWLEMTAKNWANGYNVPAVTEGRLIKEQIPNGNPTGMQGFVFNMRRPVFQDARVRQAMTLLMDFEWTNKQLFNSAYARTRSFFENSEMAATGLPDADQLAILEPFRGKIPEQVFTEAFENPMTDGSGMIRNQQRKAYQLLQEAGWRIVDDKMVDASGKPVTIEFLLAQTEFERVLLPFKRNLADLGIDLVIRRVDVSQYVNRVRSRDFDMIVGSFPQSNSPGNEQREFWKTEAADRPGSRNSMGLKDPVVDQLVEQLINADSRKSLVAHARALDRVLQWGYYVIPNWHIKTWRVAYWNHIGHPKTSPKYDIGIATWWIKPNVAPAIEVETKLQADPAGTE